A portion of the Methanosphaera cuniculi genome contains these proteins:
- a CDS encoding preprotein translocase subunit Sec61beta — protein sequence MAKESKKTLPASGAGLVRYFNDENYGIELSPTQVVIGVILVMLICIALRFTTNVAI from the coding sequence ATGGCTAAAGAAAGCAAAAAAACACTACCTGCAAGTGGAGCAGGACTTGTAAGATACTTTAATGATGAAAACTATGGTATTGAATTATCACCAACACAAGTGGTAATAGGTGTTATTCTAGTTATGCTAATATGTATAGCATTAAGATTCACAACCAATGTAGCAATATAA